Proteins encoded within one genomic window of Bombus terrestris chromosome 11, iyBomTerr1.2, whole genome shotgun sequence:
- the LOC100650246 gene encoding ubiquitin-protein ligase E3C isoform X1, translated as MLLKRNRNIMYSFEGDYRRKPQQNLAGASRRDEKSVLLQHAQLERLKREQQRKRHNAALKIQALIRGFIVRKHMKIIKRKEFDEEQQISSRRNLNLDELTIYFQKLLFFYNHTLDASRLVWILQHFLKHQQEIKQKCVNCPEWLWRLRWILRMCMQHNSEALMNGAYSLAIPLRALETFTSREDAEKILHENSYRYLGNIFIYLIKHKYFDQLRKLIDNKVPSMLEPASVAPTPISKCLLDMIKRPLDLISFLEHEDNFSMLVLQELCKSILSSKISDPIRMFIIPSLSEFVEFPYNQLIKCIDRIELEPTISLLYSILSLESNRISTCKSKDVVINYLQVLASMSSTIIPLTVEENIEQGSDSDSESTANMIDQDQADILHECIEMLNEEQRVHGILLAVDRSKDPAVLQPLCQLCHHLLITDKLAIHKYKLLYMLAFKPAFLKNLWSALLSACQMSLFGGATPLLQIISRGIGLSTEDTKKIVPLLAVFCSLFSLLIATLHDTEFFIQDQSLDVNGQQTMPFTTSELVLLSSHLKGVCLGLVELAFPDSRPTVRDDYKRAVLGPSCSLQNQQDTQMWTHLFKVTVGLLRQLHMRDLRQQFCPEGHWIASNIVIPIDKPQDFTFRRRRLRGYIPFQGLRVFTREDLEEGPPLSAKEVRTLTLLREIPFVVPFNNRVVAFQSLIYRDKTEQQGELTHFMQGPSIQISVRRNYLYEDAFEKLSPENEPELRLKMRVQLFNTAGLEEAGVDGGGLFREFLSELLKTSFDPNRGFFRLTKDNMLYPNPTVQLLVDDFPKHYYFIGRILGKALYENLLVELPFAEFFLSKIVGRQSDVDVHHLASLDPIMYRNLLYLKSYKGDVADLGLDFTVLSDELGERRIDELKPGGANIPVTNHNRIEYIHLMADYKLNKQIRAQCYAFKQGIGSVIPLDWLQMFNNKELQVLISGAQIPVDVNDLKLHTNYTGGYAPDHPTIIAFWKVVNEFNDQQKGQLLKFVTSCSRPPLLGFKELDPPFCIQHAGSVDRLPTSSTCMNLLKLPEFPDEKTLREKLLYAIQAGAGFELS; from the exons AtgctattaaaaagaaatcgaaacaTCATGTACAGTTTTGAAGGAGATTACAGACGTAAGCCACAGCAAAATTTAGCAGGTGCAAGTAGAAGAGATGAGAAGTCAGTTCTGTTGCAGCATGCACAGTTAGAACGTTTAAAACGAGAACAACAACGTAAAAGACATAATGCAGCATTGAAGATTCAAGCACTTATACGTGGTTTTATAGTAAGGAAgcatatgaaaataattaaacgaaaagaaTTTGATGAAGAACAACAAATAAGTAGtcgtagaaatttaaatttagatgAGTTAACAATATATTTCCAAAAGTTATTGTTCTTTTATAATCACACCTTGGATGCTAGCAGACTAGTTTGGATACTTCAACATTTTCTGAAACACCAACAAGAAATCAAACAGAAATGCGTGAATTGTCCAGAATGGCTATGGAGATTAAG ATGGATTCTTCGCATGTGTATGCAACATAACTCAGAAGCTTTAATGAATGGAGCTTATTCATTGGCTATACCATTAAGAGCATTAGAAACATTTACAAGTCGAGAAGATGCAGAAAAAATCCTACATGAAAATAGTTATAGATATCTAggaaatatctttatttatttgataaaacataaatattttgatcaattaagaaaattaatagataataaaGTCCCATCTATGTTAGAACCAGCCTCTGTTGCACCAACaccaatttcaaaatgtttactGGACATGATTAAACGACCATtagatttaatttcttttttagaaCATGAAGACAATTTCTCTATGCTTGTTTTACAAGAACTTTGTAAAAGTATATTATCTTCTAAAATATCTGATCCAATAAGAATGTTTATCATTCCATCATTATCCGAATTTGTAGAGTTTCCATATAATCAACTAATAAAATGTATCGATAGAATCgaactagaaccaacaataagTTTACTTTATTCCATTTTATCTCTGGAATCAAATCGAATTT CCACATGCAAATCTAAAGatgttgttattaattatttacaagttCTTGCATCTATGAGTTCAACTATAATACCATTAACTGTTGAAGAAAACATAGAACAAGGAAGTGATTCGGACTCTGAATCTACTGCAAATATGATTGATCAGGATCAAGCCGATATTTTACACGAATGTATAGAAATGCTGAATGAAGAGCAACGTGTTCACGGAATACTCTTAGCAGTAGATCGAAGCAAAGATCCAGCTGTATTGCAACCATTGTGCCAACTCTGTCACCATTTGCTAATTACTGACAAATTAGCCATTCATAAGTATAAACTATTATATATGCTCGCTTTTAAGCCAgcatttttaaagaatttatggTCTGCTCTATTATCGGCTTGTCAAATGTCCCTATTTGGTGGAGCAACCCCTCTCTTACAAATTATATCACGGGGAATTGGTCTTTCTACGGAAGATACGAAAAAAATAGTTCCATTGTTAGCCGTATTTTGTTCACTATTTAGTTTACTTATAGCAACGTTGCACGACACGGAATTTTTTATTCAAGATCAATCTTTAGACGTTAACGGACAACAAACGATGCCGTTTACTACTTCAGAACTGGTATTGCTGTCAAGTCATTTAAAAGGCGTTTGCTTAGGTTTGGTAGAGCTTGCATTTCCCGATAGTCGGCCGACCGTACGAGACGATTATAAGAGAGCTGTTCTTGGTCCTTCATGTTCTCTGCAAAACCAACAGGACACGCAAATGTGGACGCATTTGTTCAAAGTAACAGTCGGTTTATTACGCCAGCTGCACATGCGAGACTTAAGACAACAATTTTGTCCAGAAGGGCACTGGATAGCTTCGAATATTGTAATACCAATTGATAAACCTCAAGATTTCACATTTCGCAGACGTAGATTGAGAGGGTATATTCCCTTTCAAGGATTACGAGTGTTCACCCGAGAAGACTTAGAAGAAGGGCCACCTCTTTCCGCAAAGGAAGTTCGAACGTTGACACTCCTTCGCGAAATACCATTTGTTGTGCCGTTTAATAATCGAGTAGTGGCATTTCAATCGTTGATTTATCGAGATAAAACGGAACAACAAGGTGAACTGACGCACTTCATGCAAGGACCGTCGATACAAATATCGGTAAGAAGAAACTATCTCTACGAGGATGCGTTTGAGAAATTGTCACCGGAAAATGAGCCAGAATTGCGATTAAAAATGCGTGTACAGCTTTTTAATACAGCTGGTTTAGAAGAAGCTGGTGTAGACGGTGGTGGTCTGTTTAGAGAATTTTTATCGGAATTGTTAAAAACAAGCTTCGACCCTAACAGAGGCTTTTTCAGGCTTACCAAGGATAATATGCTGTATCCAAATCCTACAGTACAATTATTGGTTGACGATTTCCCGaagcattattattttatcggtAGAATTCTTGGAAAAGCTTTGTACGAGAATTTATTAGTCGAACTTCCGTTCGCAGAATTTTTTCTATCAAAGATCGTTGGACGTCAGTCAGACGTTGATGTTCATCATTTAGCTTCCTTAGATCCGATTATGTATAGGAACCTTTTGTACCTAAAAAGTTACAAAGGCGATGTTGCGGATCTTGGTTTGGATTTCACTGTATTATCGGATGAACTCGGTGAAAGACGAATCGATGAATTAAAACCAGGCGGTGCTAATATTCCTGTTACAAATCATAATCGTATCGAATATATTCATTTGATGGCCGATTATAAGTTAAATAAGCAGATTAGAGCGCAATGTTATGCATTCAAACAAGGTATAGGTAGTGTGATTCCCTTGGATTGGCTtcaaatgtttaataataagGAACTGCAAGTTTTGATATCGGGTGCACAAATCCCGGTCGATGTGAATGACTTAAAATTGCATACTAACTACACAGGAGGATATGCCCCTGATCATCCGACAATCATTGCATTTTGGAAAGTTGTTAATGAATTTAACGACCAGCAAAAAGGACAATTACTCAAATTCGTTACGAGCTGCAGTCGACCGCCTTTACTTGGATTTAAG GAACTTGATCCGCCTTTTTGTATTCAACATGCCGGCAGTGTTGATCGCTTGCCGACTTCCAGTACCTGTATGAATCTGTTAAAGCTACCAGAATTTCCAGATGAGAAAACTCTACGCGAAAAACTTTTATATGCGATACAAGCTGGTGCAGGTTTCGAATTGAGTTAA
- the LOC100650246 gene encoding ubiquitin-protein ligase E3C isoform X2, whose product MLLKRNRNIMYSFEGDYRRKPQQNLAGASRRDEKSVLLQHAQLERLKREQQRKRHNAALKIQALIRGFIVRKHMKIIKRKEFDEEQQISSRRNLNLDELTIYFQKLLFFYNHTLDASRLVWILQHFLKHQQEIKQKCVNCPEWLWRLRWILRMCMQHNSEALMNGAYSLAIPLRALETFTSREDAEKILHENSYRYLGNIFIYLIKHKYFDQLRKLIDNKVPSMLEPASVAPTPISKCLLDMIKRPLDLISFLEHEDNFSMLVLQELCKSILSSKISDPIRMFIIPSLSEFVEFPYNQLIKCIDRIELEPTISLLYSILSLESNRISTCKSKDVVINYLQVLASMSSTIIPLTVEENIEQGSDSDSESTANMIDQDQADILHECIEMLNEEQRVHGILLAVDRSKDPAVLQPLCQLCHHLLITDKLAIHKYKLLYMLAFKPAFLKNLWSALLSACQMSLFGGATPLLQIISRGIGLSTEDTKKIVPLLAVFCSLFSLLIATLHDTEFFIQDQSLDVNGQQTMPFTTSELVLLSSHLKGVCLGLVELAFPDSRPTVRDDYKRAVLGPSCSLQNQQDTQMWTHLFKVTVGLLRQLHMRDLRQQFCPEGHWIASNIVIPIDKPQDFTFRRRRLRGYIPFQGLRVFTREDLEEGPPLSAKEVRTLTLLREIPFVVPFNNRVVAFQSLIYRDKTEQQGELTHFMQGPSIQISVRRNYLYEDAFEKLSPENEPELRLKMRVQLFNTAGLEEAGVDGGGLFREFLSELLKTSFDPNRGFFRLTKDNMLYPNPTVQLLVDDFPKHYYFIGRILGKALYENLLVELPFAEFFLSKIVGRQSDVDVHHLASLDPIMYRNLLYLKSYKGDVADLGLDFTVLSDELGERRIDELKPGGANIPVTNHNRIEYIHLMADYKLNKQIRAQCYAFKQGIGSVIPLDWLQMFNNKELQVLISGAQIPVDVNDLKLHTNYTGGYAPDHPTIIAFWKVVNEFNDQQKGQLLKFVTSCSRPPLLGFKVQSGYFFFDD is encoded by the exons AtgctattaaaaagaaatcgaaacaTCATGTACAGTTTTGAAGGAGATTACAGACGTAAGCCACAGCAAAATTTAGCAGGTGCAAGTAGAAGAGATGAGAAGTCAGTTCTGTTGCAGCATGCACAGTTAGAACGTTTAAAACGAGAACAACAACGTAAAAGACATAATGCAGCATTGAAGATTCAAGCACTTATACGTGGTTTTATAGTAAGGAAgcatatgaaaataattaaacgaaaagaaTTTGATGAAGAACAACAAATAAGTAGtcgtagaaatttaaatttagatgAGTTAACAATATATTTCCAAAAGTTATTGTTCTTTTATAATCACACCTTGGATGCTAGCAGACTAGTTTGGATACTTCAACATTTTCTGAAACACCAACAAGAAATCAAACAGAAATGCGTGAATTGTCCAGAATGGCTATGGAGATTAAG ATGGATTCTTCGCATGTGTATGCAACATAACTCAGAAGCTTTAATGAATGGAGCTTATTCATTGGCTATACCATTAAGAGCATTAGAAACATTTACAAGTCGAGAAGATGCAGAAAAAATCCTACATGAAAATAGTTATAGATATCTAggaaatatctttatttatttgataaaacataaatattttgatcaattaagaaaattaatagataataaaGTCCCATCTATGTTAGAACCAGCCTCTGTTGCACCAACaccaatttcaaaatgtttactGGACATGATTAAACGACCATtagatttaatttcttttttagaaCATGAAGACAATTTCTCTATGCTTGTTTTACAAGAACTTTGTAAAAGTATATTATCTTCTAAAATATCTGATCCAATAAGAATGTTTATCATTCCATCATTATCCGAATTTGTAGAGTTTCCATATAATCAACTAATAAAATGTATCGATAGAATCgaactagaaccaacaataagTTTACTTTATTCCATTTTATCTCTGGAATCAAATCGAATTT CCACATGCAAATCTAAAGatgttgttattaattatttacaagttCTTGCATCTATGAGTTCAACTATAATACCATTAACTGTTGAAGAAAACATAGAACAAGGAAGTGATTCGGACTCTGAATCTACTGCAAATATGATTGATCAGGATCAAGCCGATATTTTACACGAATGTATAGAAATGCTGAATGAAGAGCAACGTGTTCACGGAATACTCTTAGCAGTAGATCGAAGCAAAGATCCAGCTGTATTGCAACCATTGTGCCAACTCTGTCACCATTTGCTAATTACTGACAAATTAGCCATTCATAAGTATAAACTATTATATATGCTCGCTTTTAAGCCAgcatttttaaagaatttatggTCTGCTCTATTATCGGCTTGTCAAATGTCCCTATTTGGTGGAGCAACCCCTCTCTTACAAATTATATCACGGGGAATTGGTCTTTCTACGGAAGATACGAAAAAAATAGTTCCATTGTTAGCCGTATTTTGTTCACTATTTAGTTTACTTATAGCAACGTTGCACGACACGGAATTTTTTATTCAAGATCAATCTTTAGACGTTAACGGACAACAAACGATGCCGTTTACTACTTCAGAACTGGTATTGCTGTCAAGTCATTTAAAAGGCGTTTGCTTAGGTTTGGTAGAGCTTGCATTTCCCGATAGTCGGCCGACCGTACGAGACGATTATAAGAGAGCTGTTCTTGGTCCTTCATGTTCTCTGCAAAACCAACAGGACACGCAAATGTGGACGCATTTGTTCAAAGTAACAGTCGGTTTATTACGCCAGCTGCACATGCGAGACTTAAGACAACAATTTTGTCCAGAAGGGCACTGGATAGCTTCGAATATTGTAATACCAATTGATAAACCTCAAGATTTCACATTTCGCAGACGTAGATTGAGAGGGTATATTCCCTTTCAAGGATTACGAGTGTTCACCCGAGAAGACTTAGAAGAAGGGCCACCTCTTTCCGCAAAGGAAGTTCGAACGTTGACACTCCTTCGCGAAATACCATTTGTTGTGCCGTTTAATAATCGAGTAGTGGCATTTCAATCGTTGATTTATCGAGATAAAACGGAACAACAAGGTGAACTGACGCACTTCATGCAAGGACCGTCGATACAAATATCGGTAAGAAGAAACTATCTCTACGAGGATGCGTTTGAGAAATTGTCACCGGAAAATGAGCCAGAATTGCGATTAAAAATGCGTGTACAGCTTTTTAATACAGCTGGTTTAGAAGAAGCTGGTGTAGACGGTGGTGGTCTGTTTAGAGAATTTTTATCGGAATTGTTAAAAACAAGCTTCGACCCTAACAGAGGCTTTTTCAGGCTTACCAAGGATAATATGCTGTATCCAAATCCTACAGTACAATTATTGGTTGACGATTTCCCGaagcattattattttatcggtAGAATTCTTGGAAAAGCTTTGTACGAGAATTTATTAGTCGAACTTCCGTTCGCAGAATTTTTTCTATCAAAGATCGTTGGACGTCAGTCAGACGTTGATGTTCATCATTTAGCTTCCTTAGATCCGATTATGTATAGGAACCTTTTGTACCTAAAAAGTTACAAAGGCGATGTTGCGGATCTTGGTTTGGATTTCACTGTATTATCGGATGAACTCGGTGAAAGACGAATCGATGAATTAAAACCAGGCGGTGCTAATATTCCTGTTACAAATCATAATCGTATCGAATATATTCATTTGATGGCCGATTATAAGTTAAATAAGCAGATTAGAGCGCAATGTTATGCATTCAAACAAGGTATAGGTAGTGTGATTCCCTTGGATTGGCTtcaaatgtttaataataagGAACTGCAAGTTTTGATATCGGGTGCACAAATCCCGGTCGATGTGAATGACTTAAAATTGCATACTAACTACACAGGAGGATATGCCCCTGATCATCCGACAATCATTGCATTTTGGAAAGTTGTTAATGAATTTAACGACCAGCAAAAAGGACAATTACTCAAATTCGTTACGAGCTGCAGTCGACCGCCTTTACTTGGATTTAAGGTACAAAGCGgttatttcttttttgatgACTAA